A genomic window from Planctomycetia bacterium includes:
- a CDS encoding YbhN family protein, whose translation MPSPLVAIQSFAKNNPLAKRRIITVAKLALLAVVAWFIHGALLHGWESLQENIRTGRWSPAELRWSWLALAAALYSLGQLPCGIFWGRILAGLGQRVPTSAVVRAFYIGHLGKYVPGKAMVVVMRTSMLVVHGAKPALAAVSVFYETFTMMAVGAMVSAVVIVLKYPERTDWLWGSLAMVGITGLPTIPPVFEQIVRRLRSGKGDEATASHELRRIGLATFLSGWGLMTVAWIMMGLSIWATARGAGFTSGRSLAEEWTIGTIAAALSVVIGFLSFIPGGFGVRDGVLFSVLGWIYGNAAAMVTAILVRLVWLVAELAVSIILYQLRTKAAAPPPSSEPSSTSPTHAP comes from the coding sequence GTGCCGAGTCCGCTGGTAGCGATCCAAAGCTTCGCGAAAAACAATCCTCTTGCGAAGCGCCGGATTATTACGGTCGCTAAACTCGCGCTGCTCGCGGTCGTGGCTTGGTTTATTCACGGCGCTCTCCTGCATGGTTGGGAAAGCCTGCAAGAAAACATCCGCACCGGCCGTTGGTCGCCCGCAGAGTTGCGTTGGTCTTGGCTCGCGCTCGCTGCAGCTCTCTATTCTCTCGGCCAACTCCCATGCGGCATTTTTTGGGGACGCATCCTCGCCGGCCTCGGGCAGCGCGTGCCGACGAGCGCCGTCGTCAGGGCGTTTTACATCGGGCATCTCGGCAAATACGTGCCGGGCAAGGCGATGGTCGTCGTCATGCGGACGAGCATGCTCGTCGTGCATGGCGCCAAGCCGGCGCTGGCCGCGGTGAGCGTCTTCTACGAAACATTTACGATGATGGCGGTCGGAGCGATGGTCTCGGCCGTGGTCATCGTGCTGAAGTATCCCGAGCGCACCGACTGGCTCTGGGGATCCCTCGCGATGGTCGGCATCACAGGCCTGCCGACGATTCCACCGGTGTTCGAGCAGATCGTCCGCCGCTTGCGGAGCGGCAAAGGGGACGAAGCCACGGCCTCGCACGAACTTCGCCGCATCGGCCTTGCCACCTTCCTGAGCGGTTGGGGGTTGATGACGGTTGCGTGGATTATGATGGGCCTCAGCATCTGGGCGACGGCGCGCGGAGCGGGCTTCACCTCGGGCAGGTCGCTCGCCGAAGAGTGGACGATCGGCACGATTGCCGCGGCCTTATCGGTCGTCATCGGGTTTTTGTCGTTCATTCCCGGCGGATTCGGCGTGCGCGACGGCGTCCTCTTCAGCGTGCTCGGCTGGATCTACGGCAATGCCGCGGCGATGGTCACGGCGATTCTCGTTCGCTTGGTTTGGCTGGTGGCCGAACTCGCGGTTTCGATTATTCTATATCAATTGCGAACGAAGGCCGCCGCCCCGCCGCCGAGCTCCGAACCCTCCTCCACTTCGCCGACGCACGCTCCGTGA
- a CDS encoding metal-dependent hydrolase codes for MIENLPVNTLQHKALTIEGWSRAAVQTYWRIPELKLGFDLGAHPWGFMGTETWFVSHTHLDHIASLPAYVARRRMMKMEPPKIYLPEHAVETVDKILKLFTRLDRGRMPCELIGVKPGDEIELSREHVVSVWETVHTVPSVGYVVWERRKKLKPEYLTLSGEQIRDLRQSGVEISEERRMPLVAYVGDSAPAGLDNCPAAYEAQILITEMTFVAPGHRKEKIHKFGHMHLDDILARRDRFRNELIIAGHLSTRYNSTQVRRIVEKAMPDMLDGRLRLWL; via the coding sequence ATGATTGAGAATCTTCCGGTAAATACCTTGCAACATAAGGCCCTCACGATCGAGGGTTGGTCGCGCGCCGCGGTGCAGACCTATTGGCGCATTCCCGAACTCAAGCTCGGGTTCGATCTCGGGGCGCATCCCTGGGGCTTCATGGGAACCGAGACGTGGTTCGTCTCGCATACGCATCTGGACCACATCGCATCGTTGCCGGCGTATGTCGCTCGCCGGCGCATGATGAAGATGGAGCCGCCGAAGATTTATCTTCCGGAACACGCCGTCGAGACGGTCGATAAGATCCTCAAACTATTTACCCGTCTCGACCGGGGCCGGATGCCTTGCGAGCTGATCGGGGTGAAGCCCGGCGACGAGATCGAGCTTTCGCGCGAGCATGTCGTTTCGGTTTGGGAAACGGTGCATACGGTGCCGAGCGTCGGCTATGTCGTGTGGGAACGTCGTAAAAAGCTTAAGCCGGAATATCTCACCCTGTCGGGCGAGCAGATTCGCGACTTGCGGCAAAGCGGAGTCGAAATCTCCGAAGAACGGCGAATGCCGCTCGTCGCTTATGTCGGCGACAGCGCTCCAGCCGGCCTCGACAACTGCCCGGCCGCCTATGAAGCTCAGATTTTGATTACCGAAATGACGTTCGTCGCGCCGGGCCATCGCAAGGAAAAGATTCACAAGTTCGGCCACATGCACCTGGACGACATCCTCGCACGGCGCGACCGCTTTAGGAACGAGCTCATCATCGCCGGGCATCTGAGTACCCGATATAATTCGACTCAGGTTCGCCGGATCGTCGAGAAGGCGATGCCGGACATGCTCGACGGCCGACTCCGGCTGTGGCTGTAG
- the folD gene encoding bifunctional methylenetetrahydrofolate dehydrogenase/methenyltetrahydrofolate cyclohydrolase FolD — translation MPAQLLDGKTLARTIQAEIASEVAEFIKQSGVVPCLATVLVGADPASEVYVRNKRQACERVGMESRHFPLVAETTEAELLELVERLNRDTGVHGILVQLPLPKQISEQRVLLAVEAAKDVDCFHPENVGLLVQGRPRFLPCTPHGVQQLLLRNGIDTAGKHVVIVGRSDIVGKPLANMLVQKGAGADATVTVCHSRTRDLAAVTRTADILVAAIGKARFITADMVRPGAVVVDVGINRTESGLCGDVDFAPVCETASHVTPVPGGVGPLTITMLLKNTLVACRGLQ, via the coding sequence GTGCCCGCTCAATTGCTCGACGGAAAAACGCTCGCTCGTACGATCCAAGCCGAAATCGCGTCGGAAGTCGCCGAGTTCATTAAGCAGTCCGGTGTCGTTCCCTGCTTAGCGACGGTGCTCGTCGGTGCCGATCCGGCCAGCGAGGTTTATGTTCGCAATAAGCGCCAGGCCTGCGAGCGCGTCGGGATGGAGAGTCGGCATTTTCCCCTCGTTGCCGAAACCACGGAAGCGGAACTGCTCGAGCTCGTCGAGCGCCTGAATCGCGATACCGGTGTGCATGGAATTCTCGTGCAGTTGCCGCTGCCGAAGCAGATCTCGGAGCAGCGCGTACTCTTGGCCGTCGAGGCCGCGAAAGACGTGGATTGTTTCCATCCCGAAAACGTCGGGCTGCTCGTGCAGGGGCGGCCGCGGTTTCTTCCTTGCACGCCGCACGGCGTGCAGCAATTGCTTTTGCGTAACGGCATCGACACGGCAGGCAAGCATGTCGTGATCGTCGGGCGGAGCGATATCGTCGGCAAGCCGTTGGCGAATATGCTCGTGCAGAAAGGGGCCGGCGCCGACGCGACCGTCACCGTCTGCCATAGCCGCACGCGCGACTTAGCCGCCGTGACGCGCACGGCCGATATTCTCGTCGCGGCGATCGGCAAGGCCCGCTTCATCACGGCCGACATGGTTCGGCCCGGGGCGGTCGTCGTCGACGTCGGGATCAACCGAACCGAGTCGGGTCTGTGCGGCGACGTTGACTTCGCCCCGGTCTGCGAAACGGCATCGCACGTCACGCCGGTCCCCGGCGGCGTCGGCCCGTTGACGATCACGATGCTGCTGAAGAACACGCTCGTGGCATGCCGCGGCTTGCAGTAG
- a CDS encoding FAD-dependent oxidoreductase — protein MTKITLLSFSLRLLGFVLIAAAASFATPTQLRAAEEIECDLLIVGGGESGTAAAIQAARFGVPRIVLTNDCNWLGGQFTAEGLAAIDEWTKYRGGRVHFPRSGIFLEIMDLIEADMQRKYGNARPGNCFCAWTTCEPRDTELLFRRLIAPYLVGAGGSITLLENIEPLGVRLAGKRVEAVAFGNVADRNSETQESTFVIKPRITIDASDWGDIVRLSGAKYFCGPDLKDRFQEPSAPESYDRIEHNEINPLTYCMVLRESAQPTIIERPTGYDERRYFAATTSTAAEFAQLGWPQEAMKPFAQAWRDTALPNGPYTDGPTVYHHRRLVDRRHLGLPAGSEAVLVNWPLQDYPTNRYPQPVVDALERLTVGASQKNVVEMNPRERQVVFNDVKQHTLGLLYHLQTTVAERDLAAAGADPNRKIVTFRDLQLTDEFGTPDHLPPKPYIREGLRTQAMYMLREQDVRDTDGNQCWSKSMVPDGAFGFQFNIDFHPTKRIFLNDDTNATWTLVHTPLRNWSTDTDRAMLPLRSMAPLETEGLIVAGKNLGLSSIVQSAVRLHGHGMLAGQAAAAFSVVALREKLNPQQVATNLRLVRLIQGLLLNPVDVMALRRTPKAPRPPGVLIWPYHDLKPSDPHFAAANRAALLGIYVADQQSPDFDAERNVKRREVAAAIRRLEWLKGSTTHTPLELNNPEADADFSLLINFKLAKLPEGAEAVRGLEQPVKRRDFVTILDYQYQGQLPEGEAFSLTGDTDGDGLLDLDDALPFDKDNDNVPDRLDH, from the coding sequence ATGACGAAGATCACCTTGCTTTCCTTTTCGCTTCGCTTGCTCGGCTTCGTTCTTATAGCCGCGGCGGCAAGCTTCGCAACACCGACGCAACTTCGCGCCGCTGAAGAAATCGAATGCGATTTGCTGATCGTCGGCGGCGGCGAGTCGGGCACGGCCGCAGCGATCCAAGCGGCGCGGTTCGGCGTGCCGAGGATCGTCCTCACGAACGACTGCAATTGGCTCGGCGGACAGTTCACCGCCGAAGGGCTCGCTGCGATCGATGAATGGACTAAGTATCGGGGCGGTCGTGTTCACTTTCCGCGCAGCGGCATCTTCCTCGAAATCATGGACCTGATCGAGGCCGACATGCAGCGCAAGTATGGAAACGCGCGGCCCGGCAATTGCTTTTGCGCCTGGACGACCTGCGAGCCCCGCGACACCGAGTTGCTTTTCCGCCGGCTGATCGCTCCCTATCTCGTCGGCGCCGGCGGCTCGATCACGCTCTTGGAAAACATCGAACCGCTCGGCGTTCGATTAGCGGGAAAGCGCGTCGAAGCGGTTGCGTTCGGCAACGTGGCCGATCGCAATTCCGAGACACAGGAATCTACGTTCGTCATTAAGCCGCGCATCACGATCGACGCGAGCGATTGGGGGGATATCGTTCGCCTGTCCGGCGCCAAGTATTTTTGCGGGCCCGATTTGAAGGACCGGTTTCAAGAGCCGAGCGCTCCCGAAAGCTACGACCGAATCGAGCACAACGAAATCAACCCCCTCACCTATTGCATGGTGCTACGCGAAAGCGCTCAGCCGACGATCATCGAACGCCCGACAGGCTACGACGAGCGCCGCTACTTCGCCGCGACGACTTCGACCGCGGCGGAGTTTGCACAACTCGGCTGGCCGCAGGAGGCAATGAAGCCTTTCGCGCAAGCTTGGCGCGATACGGCCTTGCCCAACGGCCCTTATACGGACGGTCCGACGGTTTATCATCATCGCCGGCTCGTCGATCGCCGCCATTTAGGTTTGCCGGCCGGTTCCGAGGCGGTCCTCGTCAATTGGCCGCTGCAAGATTATCCGACGAATCGCTATCCGCAGCCTGTCGTCGATGCGCTGGAGCGGCTTACCGTCGGGGCGTCGCAAAAGAACGTGGTCGAGATGAATCCGCGCGAGCGGCAGGTCGTGTTTAACGATGTCAAACAGCACACGCTCGGGCTGCTGTACCATTTGCAAACGACCGTGGCGGAGCGCGATCTCGCCGCAGCCGGCGCCGATCCGAACCGGAAGATCGTGACCTTTCGCGATCTGCAACTGACCGACGAATTCGGCACGCCCGATCACTTGCCGCCGAAGCCGTATATTCGCGAAGGCTTGCGTACGCAGGCGATGTATATGTTGCGCGAGCAAGACGTGCGCGACACCGACGGCAACCAGTGCTGGTCGAAAAGCATGGTGCCCGACGGTGCCTTCGGCTTTCAATTCAACATCGATTTTCATCCGACGAAGCGTATCTTTCTCAACGACGACACTAACGCAACATGGACGCTCGTCCATACGCCGCTTCGCAATTGGAGCACCGATACCGATCGGGCGATGCTGCCGCTACGAAGCATGGCACCGCTCGAGACCGAAGGCTTGATCGTGGCCGGAAAAAACTTGGGCCTATCGAGCATCGTCCAATCGGCCGTGCGGTTGCATGGGCACGGCATGCTCGCGGGACAAGCCGCCGCGGCGTTCTCCGTGGTTGCGCTGCGCGAGAAGCTGAACCCACAGCAAGTGGCGACGAATCTTCGCCTCGTGCGACTGATTCAAGGACTGTTGCTTAATCCCGTCGATGTCATGGCGCTGAGGCGCACGCCGAAAGCACCGCGACCGCCGGGCGTTTTGATTTGGCCTTATCACGACTTGAAGCCGAGCGATCCCCATTTCGCAGCAGCCAATCGGGCAGCGTTGTTGGGCATCTACGTCGCCGACCAACAATCGCCCGATTTCGACGCCGAGCGCAACGTGAAGCGCCGCGAAGTGGCCGCGGCGATTCGTCGACTGGAATGGCTCAAAGGGAGCACGACGCATACGCCTCTAGAACTCAACAACCCGGAGGCCGACGCCGATTTCAGCTTGCTGATTAATTTCAAACTAGCGAAGCTTCCGGAGGGGGCCGAAGCGGTGCGAGGCCTCGAGCAGCCGGTAAAACGCCGCGATTTCGTCACGATTCTCGACTATCAATATCAGGGGCAACTCCCCGAAGGGGAAGCATTCAGCCTGACGGGCGATACCGACGGCGACGGTCTGCTCGATCTCGACGATGCCCTGCCGTTCGACAAGGATAACGACAACGTGCCGGATCGACTGGACCACTAG
- a CDS encoding VWA domain-containing protein, producing MHRDELRNGESIPSTLRLRSRKERRGAVLALVALFVVVLMAMAAFSIDISYIELVQTQLKASTDAASKAGTSALVQGKTDAQAISAAIAMAAQNTVAGKPLTLTSADIAVGQSVLQGDGSWLFVAGAKPSQAMQITSNMSSANANGAVNLFFAPVFGTKTFTTSNTSVASAFACEVCLVLDRSHSMCFDQTGTAWSYPLPYLLDWVTAIKNKPTTGSRWLALDTAINSFCTILKTANAPPRVSVVTWADDVDKSTTEYSLTGQTSVGCTTDLGLTTDMNAVYNAVHAKSLNVMLGGTEMSAGMDAGRTVLTGPSVKSYAKKVMILMTDGQWNAGRDPIDAADDCVDANITVHCVCFLKNADQTTTQTIATMTGGKFYYATDAASLDAAFKDLAYTLPVVLTK from the coding sequence ATGCATCGCGATGAACTTCGAAACGGCGAATCCATTCCATCCACGTTGCGTCTGCGAAGCCGCAAAGAGCGCCGCGGCGCGGTGTTGGCGCTGGTCGCCCTGTTCGTCGTCGTGCTGATGGCGATGGCGGCTTTCTCGATCGACATTTCTTATATCGAACTCGTGCAAACGCAGCTCAAGGCCTCGACCGACGCGGCCAGCAAGGCCGGAACCTCGGCCCTGGTGCAAGGTAAGACGGATGCTCAGGCCATCAGCGCCGCGATCGCGATGGCGGCGCAAAACACGGTAGCCGGCAAGCCGCTGACGCTCACCTCGGCCGATATCGCCGTCGGCCAATCGGTGCTGCAAGGAGACGGCTCCTGGCTGTTCGTGGCCGGCGCCAAGCCGTCGCAAGCGATGCAGATCACGTCCAACATGTCGAGCGCCAACGCCAACGGAGCCGTGAATCTCTTTTTCGCACCGGTTTTCGGCACGAAGACCTTCACGACCAGCAACACTTCCGTCGCCTCGGCATTCGCGTGCGAAGTCTGCTTGGTGCTCGATCGTTCGCACTCGATGTGCTTCGATCAAACCGGCACTGCTTGGAGCTATCCGCTCCCTTATTTGCTGGACTGGGTCACGGCCATCAAAAACAAGCCGACCACCGGGAGCCGTTGGTTGGCGTTGGATACCGCGATCAATTCGTTTTGCACGATTTTGAAAACCGCTAACGCTCCGCCGCGCGTCTCCGTGGTCACCTGGGCCGACGACGTCGACAAGAGCACGACGGAATACTCCCTAACCGGCCAAACTTCGGTTGGTTGCACGACCGATCTCGGCCTCACCACCGACATGAACGCGGTCTACAACGCCGTGCATGCGAAGTCGCTAAACGTCATGCTCGGGGGCACGGAAATGTCGGCCGGGATGGACGCAGGCCGGACGGTCCTCACCGGCCCTAGCGTGAAGAGCTATGCCAAGAAAGTCATGATTCTCATGACCGACGGTCAATGGAACGCGGGCCGCGATCCGATCGATGCCGCCGACGACTGCGTCGACGCGAACATCACGGTCCATTGCGTCTGCTTCCTGAAGAACGCCGATCAAACCACGACGCAAACGATCGCCACCATGACAGGCGGAAAGTTTTACTATGCCACCGATGCCGCGAGCTTGGATGCCGCCTTCAAAGACTTGGCCTACACGCTGCCCGTGGTGTTGACGAAGTAA
- a CDS encoding pilus assembly protein produces MQHRIAPTPNAVPRLLRRKRHRKATTTVEFAIVCPLLFTLFCGAIEFARCNQIVNAVALSSYQGCRRAIVPGATAANTTAAVNTVLSANLITGGTVTINPTTITNATTTVTVTVSVNLTNNAWITPKFTSAGTITRSCTLTREKTN; encoded by the coding sequence ATGCAACATCGAATCGCCCCAACGCCGAACGCCGTGCCGCGACTTTTACGTCGTAAGCGCCATCGCAAGGCCACGACGACGGTCGAATTCGCGATCGTTTGCCCGCTGCTCTTCACGCTGTTCTGCGGAGCGATCGAGTTCGCGCGTTGCAACCAGATCGTCAATGCCGTCGCCCTCTCCAGCTACCAAGGCTGCCGCCGCGCGATCGTGCCGGGCGCCACGGCCGCGAACACGACGGCGGCCGTGAACACGGTTTTATCCGCCAACTTAATCACCGGCGGCACCGTGACGATCAACCCGACGACGATCACCAACGCTACGACCACGGTGACCGTGACCGTTTCCGTGAACCTCACGAACAACGCCTGGATCACGCCGAAGTTCACGAGCGCCGGCACGATCACCCGTTCCTGTACGTTGACGCGCGAGAAGACGAACTAG
- the hemW gene encoding radical SAM family heme chaperone HemW, producing MPPSVLRPPTAAYLHVPFCRHRCGYCNFTLIAGRDDLIEAYLAGLAIELAQLVEPRPVATLFLGGGTPTHLAPPQLEQLVDLARRWFPLTPGYEFSAEANPSDVTPERIAVLHAAGLTRLSLGVQSFRAEKLRALERDHTAAIARQAVRLAQDAGFSTSLDLIFGAPQETLDDWRSDLDAALALETDHVSLYGLTFERGTSFWTRKLKGELQQSDEELERAMYLEAIDRLTAAGYEHYEVSNFARPGRRCRHNETYWAAHGYYAAGPGAARYVDGRRETNHRSTTTWLQRIQAGQSPVADSETLAPEDRAREALVLGLRRLPEGIEARAFAEEFGYDLSSLGGDELGKLLASDLLQLNEGRLRLTREGLLISDWIWSKFVRC from the coding sequence GTGCCGCCATCCGTTTTGCGCCCGCCGACCGCCGCCTATCTGCATGTGCCGTTTTGTCGGCACCGTTGCGGCTATTGCAACTTCACACTGATCGCCGGACGCGACGATCTGATCGAGGCGTATCTCGCAGGGCTGGCGATCGAGCTCGCGCAGCTCGTCGAGCCGCGGCCCGTCGCCACGTTGTTTCTCGGCGGGGGCACGCCGACGCATCTCGCACCGCCGCAGCTTGAACAACTCGTCGACTTAGCTCGACGATGGTTTCCGCTGACGCCGGGCTACGAGTTCTCCGCAGAAGCGAATCCGTCGGACGTGACGCCCGAACGGATTGCCGTATTGCATGCGGCAGGGCTGACGCGGCTAAGTCTCGGCGTACAATCGTTTCGCGCCGAGAAGCTGCGTGCGCTCGAACGCGATCACACGGCCGCGATCGCCCGCCAGGCGGTTCGCCTCGCGCAAGACGCTGGGTTCTCGACATCGCTCGATCTGATCTTCGGCGCTCCCCAGGAGACGCTCGACGATTGGCGGAGCGATCTCGATGCGGCCCTCGCATTGGAAACCGATCACGTGTCTCTGTATGGTCTGACGTTCGAGCGCGGTACTTCGTTCTGGACACGTAAGCTGAAAGGCGAACTGCAGCAGTCGGACGAAGAGTTGGAACGTGCCATGTACCTCGAAGCGATCGACCGCCTCACCGCCGCCGGCTACGAACATTACGAAGTCTCGAACTTCGCCCGGCCCGGCCGACGCTGCCGCCACAACGAGACCTATTGGGCCGCGCACGGCTATTACGCCGCCGGCCCCGGGGCGGCGCGCTATGTCGATGGCCGCCGAGAGACGAATCATCGGAGTACGACGACTTGGCTCCAACGTATTCAAGCCGGGCAGTCGCCGGTGGCCGATAGCGAAACTCTCGCCCCCGAAGATCGGGCCCGCGAGGCCCTCGTGCTCGGCTTGCGACGCTTGCCGGAAGGGATCGAGGCGCGAGCCTTTGCCGAAGAATTCGGGTACGATTTGTCGTCATTGGGCGGGGATGAGTTGGGCAAGCTACTCGCCTCGGACTTGCTACAGCTCAATGAGGGGCGACTGCGTCTGACCCGCGAAGGATTGCTTATCAGCGATTGGATTTGGTCGAAGTTCGTGCGCTGTTGA
- the nadB gene encoding L-aspartate oxidase, producing MGPLGRRYLVPFHPKRVPHHFTDVLIIGGGLAGLRAALAIDPALNVLVITKLALQQSNSQYAQGGIAGVMDPEDCFANHVADTLRAGGDLCDEAIVELVVREAPRRIRELIEWGAKFDLEAGELALGREGGHSHDRIVHALGDATGREVMRAVIDKTKRLGNVDNWSDTFTLDLLTFDGVVRGALVWNPKHGKTLVWAKQTILCTGGAGQIYRETTNPDVATGDGHAIAYRAGAELRDMEFMQFHPTVLYIAGSSRNLITEAMRGEGAYLIDRAGKRFMFEFDERGELAPRDVVSQAIVSRMEQTRHPNVYLDLSHLDPARVRKRFPGIAAFCAEFSLDITRDRIPVRPGAHYMIGGVTTDAEGRTTLPGLWAAGEVTSTGLHGANRLASNSLLEGLVFGAHAGEGASQAALNIADDFRVPPLENPPLEQSPELLDIADIRNSLKSLMWHSVGVRREEAGLVEAAETIDRWSGYVVNRQFTSPQGWELQNMLVVSRLMVEAALRRNESRGTHLRLDFPHLDNEHWQRHIEFQREA from the coding sequence ATGGGTCCACTCGGCCGACGCTATCTCGTTCCCTTTCACCCGAAACGGGTTCCTCACCACTTCACCGACGTGCTCATCATCGGCGGCGGGCTTGCCGGCCTGCGCGCTGCGCTCGCCATCGATCCTGCGCTCAACGTCCTCGTCATCACGAAGCTCGCGCTGCAGCAGTCGAATAGCCAGTATGCCCAAGGGGGCATCGCCGGCGTCATGGATCCCGAGGATTGCTTCGCGAATCACGTGGCCGATACGCTTCGCGCCGGCGGCGATCTTTGCGACGAAGCGATCGTCGAACTCGTCGTCCGCGAAGCTCCCCGACGCATTCGCGAGTTGATCGAGTGGGGCGCAAAGTTCGATCTCGAAGCCGGCGAGCTCGCGCTCGGCCGCGAAGGAGGTCACAGCCACGATCGAATCGTGCATGCCTTAGGCGACGCCACCGGTCGCGAAGTCATGCGGGCCGTGATCGACAAGACGAAGCGGCTCGGCAACGTCGACAATTGGTCCGACACCTTTACGCTCGATCTCCTGACGTTCGACGGTGTCGTGCGCGGCGCACTGGTTTGGAATCCCAAACACGGCAAAACGCTCGTCTGGGCCAAACAGACGATTCTTTGCACGGGCGGAGCGGGGCAAATCTATCGCGAGACCACGAACCCCGACGTCGCGACCGGCGACGGCCATGCCATCGCCTATCGCGCCGGTGCCGAGCTGCGCGATATGGAGTTCATGCAATTCCATCCGACCGTGCTTTATATCGCCGGCAGCAGCCGCAACCTCATCACCGAGGCGATGCGCGGCGAAGGGGCGTATCTCATCGATCGCGCTGGAAAGCGCTTCATGTTCGAGTTCGACGAGCGCGGCGAGCTCGCGCCGCGCGATGTCGTGAGTCAAGCGATCGTCAGCCGGATGGAACAGACGCGCCACCCGAACGTCTATCTCGACCTTTCGCATCTCGATCCGGCTCGCGTGCGGAAACGCTTCCCCGGCATCGCGGCATTCTGCGCCGAATTCAGCCTCGACATTACGCGCGATCGAATCCCGGTTCGTCCGGGGGCCCATTATATGATCGGCGGCGTCACGACCGACGCCGAAGGCCGCACGACGCTGCCCGGCCTCTGGGCCGCCGGCGAAGTGACTTCCACCGGCCTGCACGGCGCCAATCGCCTGGCGTCGAACAGCCTCCTCGAAGGACTCGTCTTCGGTGCGCATGCCGGCGAAGGAGCATCGCAGGCCGCGTTGAATATCGCCGACGATTTCCGCGTGCCGCCGCTGGAGAACCCGCCGCTGGAACAATCGCCGGAGTTGCTCGATATCGCCGATATTCGCAACTCGCTCAAAAGCCTGATGTGGCACAGCGTCGGCGTCCGCCGCGAAGAGGCGGGCCTGGTCGAAGCCGCGGAAACGATCGATCGCTGGTCCGGCTACGTCGTCAATCGGCAGTTCACTTCGCCGCAAGGTTGGGAACTTCAGAACATGCTCGTCGTGTCGCGGTTGATGGTCGAAGCCGCGTTGCGACGCAATGAAAGTCGCGGCACGCATCTCCGGCTCGACTTCCCGCACCTCGACAACGAGCATTGGCAGCGGCATATCGAATTCCAGCGCGAAGCCTAA
- a CDS encoding glycosyltransferase family 2 protein, which yields MLNEVDSLRQLHAELSDVAKAERYDLEIIFIDDGSSDGSWELIRKLSADDPRVRGIRFRRNFGKAAALRAGFEASHGDFIMTLDADLQDDPHEIPNFLAEMKSKNLDVVSGWKQVRHDPWHKVGPSRIFNRLVGYLTGVRLHDHNCGMKCYRRAVVQEVRIYGELHRFIPVLAHARGFRVGEIAIQHRARQFGHSKYGFRRFFKGFLDLLTVTFLTGFGHRPQHLLGTLGLICFFVGGLGMTWLAWFWVASVFSGIDPKLHQRPALLYSIAAFLIGGQFMSIGFLAELMTAHQGNDLDTFSISEVTTEPIETMIEG from the coding sequence ATGCTCAACGAGGTCGATAGCCTCCGGCAACTCCATGCCGAGTTGTCCGACGTCGCGAAAGCGGAACGCTACGATCTGGAGATCATCTTCATCGACGACGGCTCCAGCGACGGGTCTTGGGAGTTGATCCGTAAGCTCTCGGCCGACGACCCGCGCGTGCGCGGCATTCGCTTTCGCCGCAACTTCGGCAAAGCCGCCGCACTGCGCGCCGGCTTCGAAGCGTCGCACGGCGACTTCATCATGACGCTCGACGCCGACCTGCAAGACGACCCCCATGAGATTCCCAACTTCCTTGCCGAGATGAAGTCGAAGAACTTGGACGTCGTCAGCGGGTGGAAACAAGTTCGCCACGATCCGTGGCACAAGGTCGGCCCATCGCGCATCTTCAATCGCTTGGTCGGCTATCTCACCGGCGTGCGGTTGCACGATCACAACTGCGGCATGAAATGCTACCGGCGGGCCGTCGTGCAAGAGGTGCGCATCTACGGCGAACTGCATCGCTTCATTCCGGTGCTCGCGCATGCCCGCGGCTTTCGCGTCGGCGAGATCGCGATTCAACATCGGGCTCGTCAGTTCGGCCATTCGAAGTACGGCTTTCGCCGTTTCTTCAAAGGGTTTCTCGATCTGCTCACCGTGACGTTCCTCACCGGCTTCGGCCATCGCCCGCAACACTTGCTCGGCACGCTCGGGCTGATCTGCTTCTTCGTCGGCGGTCTGGGAATGACCTGGCTCGCCTGGTTTTGGGTCGCTTCGGTCTTCTCCGGCATCGACCCTAAGCTTCATCAACGGCCTGCGCTGCTCTATTCGATCGCGGCGTTTCTGATCGGCGGGCAGTTCATGTCGATCGGCTTCCTGGCCGAATTGATGACGGCCCATCAAGGAAACGATCTGGATACCTTTTCGATTTCCGAAGTGACGACGGAACCGATTGAAACCATGATCGAAGGCTGA